The DNA region AAAGACTTCAGGGTGCAATATTTCAGCTATTTTTTCTAAACCTAAGATAAACCTCGGTCCAGGTCTAAAGTAAAAATCCTCACTAACCACATAAATTCTACCTGATTTAACAGCTAATAGATTCTTCCACTTCTCCCACCCTCTAACATTTTTAGACTCCTTTAAGAGAGAAGAAGGATTTTCATGCACCGTAGCGATAATAACTTCAGGTTCCTTAGAAATAACCTCTTCTATTGAATACCTTGAATATCGACCTTTTATATCTCTGACGATATTTTCACCGCCAGCCAAAGATAACAACTCATCAGCAAAAGTCTCTTTTCCAGCAACGATCAAAGGCTCATAACTAAAAACGAATAAGACCTTGACCTTTTTAGAACCTCGGATTAAATCTTTTATTTTTTCTATCCTTTTTCTCAAATCTAAAACCAAATCATCTGCCCTAGACATAACACCTGTTGCCTTGCCAATCTTGAGTACGGAATCAAGGATATCATCAATCATAAATGATTTAACCATCAAGGTTTGGATATCCAAAGAAACCAA from Nitrospinota bacterium includes:
- a CDS encoding cobalamin-binding protein; the encoded protein is MQVARASNPKIPERIVSLAPSITEILFELGLNKKIVGVTDFCNYPEEAKAKPRIGGFFNPNLEAIVSLEPDLVIGISNLGNKSVIKGLVSLDIQTLMVKSFMIDDILDSVLKIGKATGVMSRADDLVLDLRKRIEKIKDLIRGSKKVKVLFVFSYEPLIVAGKETFADELLSLAGGENIVRDIKGRYSRYSIEEVISKEPEVIIATVHENPSSLLKESKNVRGWEKWKNLLAVKSGRIYVVSEDFYFRPGPRFILGLEKIAEILHPEVF